In one candidate division KSB1 bacterium genomic region, the following are encoded:
- a CDS encoding nucleotide exchange factor GrpE: protein MKKHEVPEQETDNNSKKSTVSGKAAGNIKKKRRESTDKQLVEQQKKIQQLDDENAEYKEKYLRLAAEFDNFRKMTLRETEKRTQNVKDSVILDVLSIIDNLDRTIDAMSNKKKNDPVYKGVQLIYSQAKKLLEKYSVEEIGSVGEEFDLDLHEAMMMVENKNYPANVVVEEHLKGYKINGRVLRHAKVAVNNG from the coding sequence ATGAAAAAACACGAAGTACCCGAACAGGAAACCGATAACAATTCTAAGAAAAGTACGGTTTCCGGGAAAGCTGCAGGCAACATAAAGAAAAAGCGGCGAGAAAGCACAGACAAACAATTGGTTGAACAGCAAAAAAAAATACAGCAGCTTGATGATGAAAATGCAGAATATAAGGAGAAATATCTACGCTTGGCAGCTGAATTTGATAATTTCAGAAAAATGACACTTCGTGAAACAGAAAAAAGAACTCAGAATGTAAAGGATTCTGTAATTTTAGACGTATTATCTATCATTGATAATTTAGATCGCACAATCGATGCAATGAGCAATAAAAAGAAAAACGACCCTGTATATAAAGGGGTTCAACTGATTTATTCCCAGGCAAAGAAATTGCTGGAAAAGTATAGTGTCGAGGAAATAGGTTCGGTTGGAGAAGAATTTGACCTGGATCTGCATGAAGCAATGATGATGGTGGAAAATAAGAATTACCCTGCCAATGTGGTTGTTGAAGAACATCTGAAAGGCTATAAGATAAACGGACGGGTTTTACGTCATGCAAAGGTTGCTGTTAACAATGGTTGA
- the pilM gene encoding pilus assembly protein PilM produces the protein MLKNSFQFVEIENTNGKPVIKRFAKRPAAIPFTNESLINNAAHKTYKELIDEAIKQYELKGPVMVALDNQLAFVKKFLIDRELRHDQIEEFILWEYRQIFPDQSLKEYQFVYEKISNEFFGDKDAVVSVVFRKDITQAVINLFENPQIELKHLDLDLFSALNGIKHIYKIDEKDFVVLADIRKDTLKLQFVRKGQFFDFYKITFNSEDNEQSIASFESDETLSRLLNKEIRRKLLEYHLDEEKAVDSLYLFGEKASPDLADYMTISPSREVVLVEPFKMLELDPEISDLSTNVPLSSEYAISIGSALRSIPE, from the coding sequence TTGCTTAAAAATTCTTTTCAGTTTGTTGAAATCGAAAATACCAACGGAAAACCAGTCATTAAACGGTTTGCTAAGCGACCGGCTGCTATCCCTTTTACTAATGAGAGCTTAATAAATAATGCTGCTCATAAAACTTATAAAGAATTGATTGATGAAGCTATTAAACAGTACGAGTTAAAAGGGCCAGTCATGGTGGCTCTTGATAATCAATTGGCATTTGTCAAAAAATTTTTAATAGATCGCGAATTGCGCCATGATCAAATAGAAGAGTTTATTTTATGGGAATATCGACAAATATTCCCGGATCAATCTTTAAAAGAGTATCAATTTGTTTATGAAAAAATTTCAAATGAATTTTTTGGTGATAAAGATGCTGTCGTTTCCGTAGTGTTTCGAAAGGATATTACTCAAGCCGTAATTAATTTATTTGAAAATCCCCAAATTGAATTAAAACATCTGGATTTAGATTTGTTTTCTGCGTTGAATGGTATTAAGCATATCTATAAGATTGATGAAAAGGATTTTGTGGTTTTAGCCGATATTCGTAAGGATACATTAAAATTACAGTTTGTCCGTAAAGGGCAATTCTTTGATTTTTATAAGATTACATTTAATTCTGAAGACAATGAACAATCAATCGCATCATTCGAATCCGATGAAACCTTATCCCGGCTGTTAAACAAAGAAATTCGCAGGAAATTGCTGGAATATCATTTGGATGAAGAAAAAGCGGTTGATTCTCTCTACCTTTTTGGTGAAAAGGCCTCACCAGATTTAGCAGATTATATGACAATAAGTCCATCTCGGGAAGTCGTTTTGGTAGAACCCTTCAAAATGCTGGAATTGGATCCGGAAATTAGTGATTTATCAACCAATGTTCCTCTTTCAAGTGAATATGCTATTAGTATTGGTTCTGCATTGCGATCCATCCCTGAATAA
- a CDS encoding class I SAM-dependent methyltransferase, producing MTGVAPYEKLALIYDQLMKHVDYRSWANYINKLITKYHPKTKTILDASCGTGNLLAMLRRYPYDFLGCDFSLPMLKQAKVKGKIESIPIWRCSMVDLAVQKKVDVILSLYDSVNYIMEIENIIKFISNAEVALQNGGLLIFDICTERNAIKYFYNYYDHDSQRTFKYDRWSHYDQKTHIQHTEFKVHFYSEKKTYLEKHKQKIYSIRAILDAINSTSMKLIDIYDGYTFQPANSKSNRIHFVLRLDYS from the coding sequence ATGACTGGGGTTGCACCCTATGAAAAACTAGCCCTTATTTACGACCAACTGATGAAACATGTTGATTATCGGAGCTGGGCTAATTATATAAATAAATTAATCACGAAATATCATCCTAAGACAAAAACGATTTTAGATGCAAGTTGTGGAACGGGAAATTTATTGGCGATGTTGAGAAGGTATCCTTATGATTTTTTGGGATGTGATTTTTCCCTGCCAATGCTAAAACAGGCCAAAGTAAAAGGAAAGATAGAATCAATTCCAATATGGCGTTGTTCAATGGTTGATCTGGCCGTTCAAAAAAAAGTTGATGTAATTCTGAGCTTATATGATAGCGTAAATTATATCATGGAAATTGAAAATATTATAAAGTTTATTTCTAACGCTGAAGTTGCTTTACAAAACGGAGGATTGTTAATTTTTGATATTTGTACAGAACGAAATGCAATTAAGTATTTCTATAATTATTATGATCACGATTCCCAGAGAACCTTTAAATATGATCGCTGGAGCCATTACGATCAGAAAACCCATATTCAGCATACAGAGTTTAAAGTGCATTTTTACTCTGAGAAGAAAACATATTTAGAGAAACATAAACAAAAAATATACTCTATACGAGCCATTCTTGATGCAATTAATTCGACTTCTATGAAGCTCATAGATATTTACGATGGTTATACATTTCAACCGGCTAATTCAAAATCGAACAGGATACATTTTGTTTTAAGGCTCGATTATTCATAA
- a CDS encoding ABC transporter permease: MSWFYSLKEGASALRTSKQSSVLPIITVGVSLFFVGFFAFAIVKGSLLIGYFKSLLTMELFLRDGITEETTAEIQSQLVKYPEIAQLRFISKEQALEEFNQDFGSNIESVLGENPLPSSFRILIKSEYQEEEIIEKVKSQIETISGIDEVVYRFDLQKLISKYIRAAILFVLIIGSILVVSSIILISNTVKLSILTRKDSIEIMSLIGAKQSFIRGPFLIEGALQGLIGAILAILGNIILVNIIRIYFPQLMMDIKYIALSILFFGVLFGSLGSWLAIRKTLR, from the coding sequence GTGAGTTGGTTTTATTCCTTAAAAGAAGGCGCTTCTGCACTACGAACTTCCAAGCAATCGAGTGTATTGCCAATTATTACCGTGGGGGTTTCGTTGTTTTTTGTAGGTTTTTTCGCATTTGCGATTGTGAAAGGCTCTCTTCTTATTGGATATTTTAAGAGTCTACTTACCATGGAACTCTTTCTTAGAGATGGAATAACAGAAGAAACGACAGCTGAAATTCAATCTCAACTAGTCAAATACCCGGAAATAGCCCAATTGCGATTTATATCCAAAGAGCAAGCATTAGAAGAATTTAACCAAGATTTTGGAAGTAATATTGAATCTGTATTAGGTGAAAATCCACTGCCCTCTTCTTTTAGAATATTAATAAAGTCGGAGTACCAGGAAGAAGAAATAATAGAAAAAGTTAAATCGCAAATTGAAACCATAAGCGGCATCGACGAAGTCGTTTATCGTTTTGATTTGCAGAAATTGATCTCAAAGTATATTCGGGCAGCTATTTTGTTCGTTTTAATTATCGGTAGCATTTTAGTTGTCAGTTCAATTATACTAATTTCCAATACAGTTAAGCTTTCAATTCTTACTCGAAAAGATTCCATTGAAATCATGAGCCTTATTGGTGCAAAGCAATCATTTATTCGTGGGCCATTTTTGATTGAGGGAGCATTGCAGGGTTTAATTGGTGCGATTTTAGCGATTTTAGGAAACATAATTCTTGTCAATATCATAAGAATATATTTCCCCCAATTGATGATGGATATTAAATACATAGCACTTTCAATTTTATTTTTTGGGGTACTATTTGGCAGTTTGGGAAGTTGGCTTGCTATTCGAAAAACTTTAAGGTGA
- the pdxA gene encoding 4-hydroxythreonine-4-phosphate dehydrogenase PdxA, translating into MATQIYITMGDLNGIGPEVTIKAISELFPSQNVVFTIVGSGKALEFYSRTLSAKLTIEEGQPGSDPLKLHFLEVDSEDMNTIEPGLVKAEAGKASVQFIQKALTLIENNDKAALVTAPISKQAIWAAGIDFPGHTELLADWFNTENYTMMLISNELKVGLVTTHHPIRDVSDLLSSDLIMKKCMTINRDLQNRFQIRNPRIALAGLNPHAGENGQLGTEEEKIIKPAIEKLKQQNVFVEGPFSSDTLFIPQKLQQYHAILAMYHDQGMIPVKMQGFGKAVNYTAGLPIVRTSPDHGTAFDIAGKGLANPSSMIEAIKLAITLAG; encoded by the coding sequence ATGGCAACTCAAATTTATATAACAATGGGGGACCTTAACGGAATCGGACCGGAGGTAACTATTAAGGCCATTTCGGAACTATTTCCAAGCCAGAATGTGGTTTTTACGATTGTAGGTTCCGGAAAAGCTCTTGAGTTTTATTCAAGAACATTAAGCGCAAAACTAACAATAGAAGAGGGCCAACCAGGGAGCGATCCTTTGAAACTACATTTTTTAGAAGTGGATTCGGAAGATATGAATACCATTGAGCCGGGTCTTGTAAAAGCTGAAGCGGGAAAAGCAAGTGTTCAATTTATTCAAAAAGCACTCACGTTGATTGAAAACAACGACAAAGCAGCCTTGGTTACTGCGCCAATCAGCAAGCAAGCAATCTGGGCAGCGGGAATCGATTTTCCCGGCCATACGGAATTACTGGCAGACTGGTTTAACACTGAGAATTACACAATGATGCTTATTTCGAATGAATTGAAGGTTGGCCTGGTTACTACACATCATCCTATTCGGGATGTTTCCGATTTATTATCTTCCGATTTGATAATGAAGAAATGCATGACAATAAACCGCGATTTACAAAATCGATTTCAAATTAGAAACCCCCGCATTGCTTTGGCTGGTTTAAATCCCCACGCAGGTGAGAACGGTCAGCTCGGAACGGAAGAGGAAAAAATTATCAAGCCGGCCATCGAAAAATTAAAGCAGCAAAATGTATTTGTTGAGGGCCCGTTTTCATCAGACACTTTGTTTATCCCCCAAAAATTGCAGCAATATCACGCGATTTTGGCTATGTATCATGATCAAGGTATGATTCCGGTAAAAATGCAGGGATTCGGAAAGGCCGTTAATTATACGGCAGGACTCCCAATTGTAAGGACTTCCCCGGATCACGGAACAGCGTTTGATATCGCAGGAAAGGGGCTTGCGAACCCATCAAGTATGATAGAGGCGATAAAACTTGCGATCACATTGGCCGGATAA
- the dnaJ gene encoding molecular chaperone DnaJ, with protein sequence MTNKDYYDILGVRREATEDELKKAYRKLAMEYHPDRNPGDSRAEANFKEAAEAYEVLGNSDKRRIYDQYGRAGLKGGMGSGGGIDFDLSDALRTFMDGFGGFGDIFGMGQGRSGRGSPASGSDLQIRLKLSLEEIYEGVEKNLRVKKLVTCDNCSGAGAEQGNGAKTCSTCHGNGKVRQVSRSIFGQFVNITTCPTCHGEGEIISTPCRKCKGDGRIREDSTVKIRVPAGVSTGNYITMRGDGNIGPRNGPTGDLIVIFEEKDHELFDRHEDDVLFNLPVGYSQLVLGDDIEVPTLNGKVKLKIPSGTHSGKIFRLRGKGIPKLNNYGQGDQLVQVSLITPNKISTKEKQLIEELSKFEEDYIKKVSKSEPKKKKRFF encoded by the coding sequence ATGACAAATAAAGATTATTATGACATTCTTGGTGTACGACGAGAAGCAACCGAAGATGAGCTAAAAAAGGCATATCGAAAATTAGCAATGGAATATCATCCCGACCGGAATCCTGGTGATTCCAGGGCAGAAGCTAATTTTAAAGAAGCAGCTGAAGCTTATGAAGTTCTCGGTAATTCTGATAAACGCCGGATCTATGATCAATATGGTCGTGCAGGATTAAAAGGAGGTATGGGTTCTGGCGGCGGGATTGATTTTGATTTGTCCGATGCTCTTCGAACGTTCATGGATGGTTTTGGCGGTTTTGGAGATATTTTCGGTATGGGTCAAGGACGATCAGGCAGAGGAAGTCCTGCAAGTGGAAGCGATCTTCAAATTCGTCTTAAATTGTCACTCGAAGAAATATACGAGGGTGTTGAAAAAAATCTACGGGTAAAAAAATTAGTCACATGTGATAACTGTTCCGGAGCTGGTGCGGAACAAGGCAATGGCGCAAAAACATGTTCAACCTGTCATGGAAACGGTAAAGTCCGACAAGTGTCGAGATCTATATTCGGTCAATTCGTAAATATAACAACTTGTCCCACTTGCCATGGTGAAGGGGAAATCATTTCGACTCCTTGCCGTAAATGTAAAGGTGATGGTAGAATTCGAGAAGATTCTACAGTTAAGATCAGAGTTCCGGCAGGAGTGTCGACAGGCAATTACATTACAATGAGAGGCGATGGAAACATTGGTCCCAGAAATGGCCCGACCGGAGATTTGATTGTCATATTTGAAGAAAAGGACCATGAGCTTTTTGATAGACATGAAGATGATGTTTTATTTAATTTACCCGTTGGATATTCACAGTTAGTTTTAGGTGATGATATTGAGGTACCTACTTTGAATGGTAAGGTAAAACTAAAAATACCGTCTGGCACTCATTCCGGTAAAATATTTCGATTGCGAGGCAAAGGCATCCCCAAATTAAACAATTACGGTCAAGGAGATCAACTGGTTCAGGTTTCATTAATTACACCAAACAAAATATCCACAAAAGAAAAACAATTGATAGAAGAGTTGTCTAAATTTGAAGAAGACTATATAAAAAAAGTATCTAAATCCGAACCGAAAAAGAAAAAAAGGTTTTTTTAG
- the hrcA gene encoding heat-inducible transcription repressor HrcA, translating into MVTFTNREENVLKYIVEDFVATGIPVGSKYLCKQHDLSFSSATIRNIMVKLEDLGLVFQPHVSAGRIPTDSGYRVYVDCLMSIEQISQIERQRVLKDLRKVAKDFHQMLEKSSKILGEISNQLGIVLMPKMFNGVFIKLELVPISERRILLVISIKSGLLKTATLELDFDVTREILELTTQILNERLSGLTLDEIRKTINKRLKSVTTGHLGLLSYFKKSANKIFDFDDMQEYYFGGARNILRQNEFATTEKFDNLMEFLESKKNTIHFFTNLNKSKSCCVSIGSENSYAKLENFSFVASDYNYGNVKGVLGIIGPTRMDYPRMISIVNYMSDAISKFASNRVLRIN; encoded by the coding sequence GTGGTTACTTTTACAAATCGAGAAGAAAACGTGCTCAAATATATCGTCGAAGATTTTGTAGCGACCGGTATTCCTGTTGGTTCAAAATATTTATGTAAACAACACGATCTTTCATTTAGTTCTGCTACAATTCGCAATATTATGGTGAAGTTGGAAGATCTAGGTCTTGTATTCCAACCGCATGTTTCCGCCGGGCGAATTCCTACGGATTCCGGATATAGAGTTTATGTTGATTGTTTGATGTCTATAGAGCAAATATCTCAAATTGAAAGGCAAAGAGTCTTAAAAGATCTGCGCAAAGTAGCTAAGGATTTTCATCAAATGCTTGAAAAATCATCGAAGATTCTTGGTGAAATCTCTAATCAATTGGGGATTGTATTGATGCCGAAAATGTTTAATGGAGTTTTTATAAAACTTGAATTAGTACCTATTTCTGAAAGAAGGATTTTGCTGGTAATATCCATTAAATCCGGATTACTGAAAACAGCCACATTGGAATTGGATTTTGATGTGACTCGTGAAATCCTGGAACTAACCACTCAAATCTTAAACGAAAGGTTATCCGGTTTAACACTAGATGAAATTAGGAAAACAATTAATAAGCGTCTGAAGAGTGTAACGACGGGTCATCTAGGTTTATTAAGTTATTTTAAAAAATCGGCAAACAAAATATTCGATTTTGATGATATGCAAGAATATTATTTTGGTGGAGCCAGAAACATTCTCAGGCAAAACGAATTTGCCACTACTGAAAAGTTTGATAATCTTATGGAATTTCTGGAAAGCAAGAAAAACACAATTCATTTCTTTACCAACCTAAATAAATCAAAATCATGTTGTGTTTCAATTGGTTCAGAAAACAGTTATGCCAAATTAGAAAACTTTAGCTTTGTTGCGTCGGACTATAATTATGGAAATGTAAAAGGTGTTCTAGGCATCATTGGTCCAACAAGAATGGACTACCCAAGAATGATTTCAATTGTAAATTATATGTCGGATGCAATCTCAAAATTTGCATCTAACAGAGTGCTAAGGATTAACTAG
- the ftsE gene encoding cell division ATP-binding protein FtsE: MLHLYNVTYQYTGGYGVKGITFSIQKGEFAFLVGPSGAGKSTILKLINLECPLQTGHIILDLVNATNVSRKQIPFFRRKIGVVFQDFKLLQDRNVFENVAFAMHAIGTRRKKIKSRVLEVLKDVGLTHKRLKFPQELSGGEQQRIAIARAIVNEPFILLADEPTGNLDHDITMEILNLLKRINTMGTAVLMATHNQELADQLRKRSIFIRNGRLEL; this comes from the coding sequence ATGCTACATTTATATAATGTAACATATCAATACACGGGTGGTTACGGAGTAAAAGGAATCACCTTTTCGATTCAGAAGGGTGAATTCGCTTTTTTGGTTGGGCCATCCGGGGCTGGCAAATCGACGATTTTGAAATTGATAAATCTTGAGTGTCCGCTACAAACGGGACATATCATTTTGGATTTGGTGAATGCTACGAATGTGAGTCGAAAGCAAATTCCGTTTTTTCGACGTAAAATCGGAGTGGTTTTTCAAGACTTTAAGCTATTGCAAGATAGAAATGTATTTGAAAATGTGGCTTTTGCCATGCATGCTATTGGAACTAGACGAAAGAAAATAAAAAGCAGGGTTCTTGAAGTTCTAAAAGATGTCGGTCTTACACATAAACGACTGAAGTTTCCCCAGGAACTCTCCGGTGGTGAACAACAAAGGATAGCAATAGCACGGGCGATTGTGAATGAGCCATTTATCTTGTTGGCCGACGAACCAACCGGAAATCTTGATCATGATATCACAATGGAAATTCTTAATTTACTTAAACGGATAAACACCATGGGAACAGCAGTTCTAATGGCAACACACAACCAGGAATTGGCGGACCAGTTACGGAAAAGATCAATATTTATTAGAAACGGAAGACTTGAACTGTGA
- the rsmD gene encoding 16S rRNA (guanine(966)-N(2))-methyltransferase RsmD, translating into MRVVAGKWKGVHLKAGKFEDLRPITNRIKESLFGILGDQIISTKILDLYAGSGSIGIEALSRGASHCIFIERSHKVADLLLRNLQKINIEHNNYEVVTADVYKSIQTLVKRQAEFNTIFSDPPFRTPIANRLLHALSKTNLLKTDGTLILRHHKTELISDRIYNFESVRVKAFGDSIVRFLRQVL; encoded by the coding sequence ATGAGAGTAGTTGCCGGAAAATGGAAAGGCGTTCATTTAAAAGCAGGTAAATTCGAAGATTTACGTCCAATTACTAACCGGATAAAAGAATCTTTATTTGGGATTCTCGGAGATCAAATCATTTCAACTAAAATATTAGATTTATATGCTGGTTCCGGGTCTATTGGAATAGAAGCACTCAGTCGTGGCGCCAGTCATTGTATATTTATTGAACGGTCACATAAAGTTGCTGATTTACTACTCAGAAATCTTCAGAAAATAAATATTGAACATAACAATTATGAAGTAGTCACTGCGGATGTATATAAATCCATTCAAACATTGGTTAAAAGGCAAGCTGAGTTTAACACAATTTTTTCAGATCCTCCATTTCGAACTCCAATTGCAAATCGTCTGTTGCATGCTTTATCTAAGACTAATTTGTTGAAGACAGACGGAACTTTGATTTTACGCCATCATAAAACAGAATTGATTTCAGACAGAATATACAATTTTGAATCAGTGAGAGTAAAAGCATTCGGAGATTCAATTGTGAGGTTTTTGAGACAGGTACTATGA
- the coaD gene encoding pantetheine-phosphate adenylyltransferase: MKKKIAIYPGTFDPITNGHIDIVDRARKMFDEVIISIAQNPKKTPLFSVEERKGMIRESIVSLENIEVDAFEGLLVQYASMRNAVAIIRGLRAISDFEYEFQMAMMNRKLRENIATVFLMPHENYIYLNSSIVKEVAYFGEDVSHLVPEIVVKRLKEKFSNNSNSVRKI; this comes from the coding sequence ATGAAAAAGAAAATTGCCATTTATCCCGGAACTTTTGATCCAATTACAAATGGGCATATTGATATTGTGGATAGAGCAAGAAAAATGTTTGATGAAGTCATCATTTCGATTGCTCAAAACCCTAAAAAAACGCCTTTGTTTTCTGTGGAAGAGCGAAAAGGAATGATTCGGGAATCGATTGTTTCTTTGGAAAACATCGAGGTTGATGCTTTTGAGGGATTATTGGTCCAATATGCCAGCATGAGAAATGCTGTCGCAATTATCCGTGGATTAAGAGCTATTTCAGATTTCGAGTATGAGTTCCAGATGGCTATGATGAATCGTAAGTTGCGGGAAAATATTGCAACTGTATTTCTCATGCCACACGAAAATTATATTTACTTAAATTCATCAATTGTTAAAGAGGTGGCCTACTTCGGAGAAGATGTTTCACATCTTGTTCCTGAAATTGTTGTAAAGAGATTAAAGGAGAAATTTTCAAATAATTCAAATTCAGTACGTAAAATTTAA
- a CDS encoding asparagine synthetase B gives MKKQLAILLFILVLDPSHVSAQKILIHMDLQQSDHLKAYGIAFWTLEKGINVEWLLNYRGGSFLIDHYPEIERELRLRGVASVSVTGSDVARIYDAIEKGNMEVVLLEKVPRIAVYSPPSKQPWDDAVTLALAYAEVPYDQIWDKEVLQGELENYDWLHLHHEDFTGQYGKFYASFRNTPWYIEEVRMNETMAASLGFKKVSTLKNAVAQTIRESVARGGFLFAMCSATDSYDISLAASDTDIVSEVFDGDPIAPNSQSKLNYAQTLAFENFKLEMNPFVYEYSDIDIPSSVNASLRGADADAFTLFEFSAKYDPVPVMLTQNHVNVIKGFMGQTTGFRRSRIKSSVVILGEIPETENIKYIHGNFGRGTFTFLGGHDPEDYQHAVGDPPTQLSLHRNSPGYRLILNNVLFPAAKKKKRKT, from the coding sequence GTGAAAAAACAGTTAGCCATATTACTATTTATACTGGTTCTAGACCCCAGCCATGTCTCAGCTCAAAAGATATTAATCCACATGGATTTACAGCAATCCGATCATCTTAAAGCTTATGGGATTGCATTTTGGACCCTTGAAAAAGGAATTAATGTTGAGTGGCTGTTAAACTATCGGGGGGGATCTTTTTTGATCGACCATTATCCTGAAATAGAAAGAGAGTTAAGACTTAGAGGAGTAGCAAGCGTATCTGTGACTGGAAGTGATGTGGCAAGGATTTATGATGCAATTGAAAAAGGAAACATGGAAGTTGTGCTGTTAGAAAAAGTACCCCGGATAGCTGTTTATTCGCCGCCAAGCAAACAGCCATGGGATGATGCGGTAACATTGGCACTGGCCTATGCTGAAGTACCATATGATCAAATCTGGGACAAGGAAGTTCTTCAAGGGGAGCTTGAAAATTATGACTGGCTTCATTTGCACCATGAAGATTTTACCGGGCAATACGGAAAGTTTTACGCAAGCTTTCGCAACACACCCTGGTATATTGAAGAAGTTCGAATGAATGAAACCATGGCGGCAAGCCTTGGTTTTAAAAAAGTTAGCACATTAAAAAATGCTGTTGCACAAACCATAAGAGAATCTGTGGCGCGGGGAGGATTTCTTTTTGCAATGTGTTCCGCAACAGATTCCTATGATATTTCATTGGCTGCTTCGGATACGGATATTGTATCTGAAGTGTTTGATGGAGACCCAATCGCACCTAATAGCCAATCGAAACTGAATTATGCCCAAACATTAGCTTTTGAGAATTTTAAACTTGAGATGAATCCTTTTGTCTATGAGTATTCTGATATCGATATTCCCTCAAGTGTTAATGCTTCCTTGCGTGGTGCCGATGCGGATGCGTTTACACTTTTTGAATTTTCCGCAAAATATGATCCTGTTCCGGTTATGTTAACACAGAACCATGTAAATGTAATAAAAGGATTTATGGGTCAAACTACCGGCTTTCGCAGGTCCCGAATCAAGAGTTCGGTGGTGATTTTGGGGGAGATTCCGGAGACAGAAAACATCAAATATATTCACGGCAATTTTGGGCGGGGGACATTTACTTTTTTAGGCGGCCACGATCCGGAAGATTATCAACATGCTGTGGGCGACCCCCCAACCCAACTTTCCTTGCATAGGAACTCTCCCGGGTATAGACTGATTCTGAACAATGTACTTTTCCCGGCGGCAAAAAAGAAGAAACGAAAAACCTGA
- a CDS encoding helix-hairpin-helix domain-containing protein, whose amino-acid sequence MVFNNKIKFRFKHLLENFGISRLQLQITIVLLFGLAFGILIPNLPDSQEKDQSLQNWTEEANLLKLKVTEIESLWYEQRNGPTSKPTELFKDKININTASSEEFARLPGIGPILAQRIVNHRNENGKFASLEDLTYVKGIGSKKLEKIKSFLVFK is encoded by the coding sequence ATTGTTTTTAATAATAAGATTAAATTTAGATTCAAACACTTACTTGAGAATTTTGGCATATCGCGGTTACAACTTCAAATTACTATAGTCCTCCTATTTGGACTTGCTTTTGGAATTCTCATACCCAACTTACCCGATTCTCAAGAAAAAGATCAATCCCTTCAAAACTGGACAGAAGAGGCAAATTTATTAAAGCTGAAAGTTACTGAAATTGAAAGTTTATGGTATGAACAAAGGAATGGGCCCACATCAAAGCCTACCGAGTTGTTTAAGGATAAAATCAATATCAATACGGCAAGTTCGGAAGAATTTGCCAGGTTACCTGGAATCGGTCCGATTTTAGCCCAACGGATTGTAAATCACCGTAATGAAAACGGCAAATTTGCTTCACTCGAAGATTTAACTTATGTTAAAGGCATTGGCAGTAAAAAGTTAGAAAAAATAAAGTCCTTCCTTGTGTTTAAATGA